Proteins from one Peromyscus eremicus chromosome 8a, PerEre_H2_v1, whole genome shotgun sequence genomic window:
- the Psmb6 gene encoding proteasome subunit beta type-6, producing MAAALAVRGGVSAPAFGPEALAPDWENREVSTGTTIMAVQFDGGVVLGADSRTTTGSYIANRVTDKLTPIHDHIFCCRSGSAADTQAVADAVTYQLGFHSIELNEPPLVHTAASLFKEMCYRYREDLMAGIIIAGWDPQEGGQVYSVPMGGMMVRQSFAIGGSGSSYIYGYVDATYREGMTKDECLQFTANALALAMERDGSSGGVIRLAAIQESGVERQVLLGDQIPKFTTATLPPP from the exons ATGGCGGCCGCCTTAGCTGTCCGAGGAGGGGTCTCTGCCCCGGCTTTTGGGCCGGAGGCTCTCGCCCCAGACTGGGAAAACCGGGAGGTCTCCACAGGG ACCACGATCATGGCTGTGCAGTTTGATGGGGGCGTGGTTCTAGGAGCCGACTCGAGAACAACCACTGG GTCCTACATCGCCAATCGAGTGACAGACAAGCTGACCCCTATCCATGACCATATCTTCTGCTGCCGATCTGGCTCAGCGGCCGATACCCAAGCAGTAGCTGATGCTGTCACTTACCAGCTTGGTTTCCACAG TATCGAACTGAATGAGCCTCCACTAGTACACACAGCCGCCAGTCTCTTTAAGGAGATGTGCTACCGATACCGAGAAGACCTGATGGCGGGAATCATCATTGCAGGCTGGGACCCTCAAGAAGGAGGGCAG GTGTACTCCGTTCCCATGGGGGGTATGATGGTAAGGCAGTCCTTTGCCATTGGAGGTTCTGGGAGCTCATATATCTATGGCTACGTTGATGCTACCTATCGGGAAGGCATGACCAAGGACGAATGTCTGCAATTCACTGCCAATG CTCTCGCTTTGGCTATGGAACGAGATGGCTCCAGTGGAGGGGTGATCCGCTTGGCAGCCATTCAGGAATCGGGGGTAGAGCGGCAGGTGCTTTTGGGAGACCAGATACCCAAATTCACCACTGCCACTTTACCACCCCCCTGA
- the C8AH17orf114 gene encoding uncharacterized protein C17orf114 homolog produces MGLKGAWCFPWCGCRRQRGTEGGTGLEPASPPDPSPAVTPTVAGGLSSSGAGAYLSRKARLSFRHQLHDVASANDSTI; encoded by the exons ATGGGTCTGAAGGGGGCTTGGTGTTTCCCATGGTGTGGGTGCCGGAGACAGCGGGGGACTGAAGGAGGAACAG GCCTGGAACCTGCTTCCCCACCTGATCCCAGCCCAGCTGTAACCCCCACCGTGGCTGGAGGACTGTCCTCTTCAGGGGCCGGTGCCTACTTAAGCCGGAAAGCTCGGCTCTCCTTCCGCCACCAGCTGCATGACGTGGCATCCGCCAACGACTCTACCATTTGA